A window of Flavobacterium flavigenum contains these coding sequences:
- a CDS encoding LptE family protein yields the protein MKNLKYILILLIATTFSSCSIYNFTGTGQIDGKTFQVNFFQNNADLIEPGIDRQFTLALQDLIMNQTNLNLVNVNGDLLYEGEIIDYRITPMTATADQQASQNRLTIRVNVRFSNKKKETDDFEKTFEFYHDYPAQSQLVGAVLNEALKDIFERITQDIFNESLAKW from the coding sequence ATGAAAAACTTAAAATATATTTTAATCCTGTTAATCGCTACAACTTTTAGCAGCTGCTCGATATATAATTTCACAGGTACCGGACAGATCGATGGAAAAACATTTCAGGTAAATTTTTTTCAGAATAATGCTGATTTGATTGAACCTGGAATCGACAGACAGTTTACATTGGCTTTACAGGATTTGATCATGAATCAAACCAATTTAAATCTGGTTAATGTGAATGGGGATTTGCTTTATGAGGGAGAAATCATAGATTACAGGATTACCCCAATGACAGCAACAGCAGACCAGCAGGCTTCTCAAAACCGCTTAACAATTCGTGTAAATGTTCGTTTTTCAAATAAAAAGAAAGAAACAGATGATTTTGAAAAAACATTTGAGTTTTATCATGATTATCCTGCCCAGTCGCAGCTTGTAGGAGCCGTTTTAAATGAAGCTCTAAAAGATATATTTGAAAGAATTACGCAAGACATTTTTAATGAGTCATTGGCAAAATGGTAA
- a CDS encoding sigma-54 interaction domain-containing protein — protein sequence METVQAIKQRFEIIGNDPKLNRAIEKAIQVAPTDISVMVTGESGVGKENIPRIIHSLSHRKHGKYIAVNCGAIPEGTIDSELFGHEKGAFTGATSTREGYFEVADGGTIFLDEVGELPLTTQVRLLRVLENGEFIKVGSSQVQKTNVRIVAATNVNLFNAIEKGKFREDLYYRLSTVDITLPPLRERNEDIHLLFRKFVADFAHKYKMPPLRLDDSAIQLLQKFRWSGNIRQLRNVAEQISVLETNRDINLATLQSYLPAEGSNLPSVINDSKKESDFSTERDILYKVLFDMKSDLNDLKKLTLELMKNGSSKVQDINPNLIQKIYGNQQNDSEIDFEEEPRTAVMAPATHEDSYHIQNHNNYLDAETIEEEEILRLEQKEIEMIKKSLEKNKGKRKAAADELGISERTLYRKIKQFDL from the coding sequence ATGGAAACAGTTCAGGCAATAAAACAACGATTTGAGATTATTGGTAACGATCCGAAATTAAATCGTGCTATCGAAAAAGCCATTCAGGTTGCTCCAACTGATATTTCGGTTATGGTGACTGGGGAAAGTGGTGTTGGTAAAGAAAACATTCCAAGAATAATCCATTCGCTTTCGCACAGAAAGCATGGTAAATATATTGCCGTAAACTGCGGTGCAATCCCTGAAGGAACAATTGACAGTGAACTTTTTGGACACGAAAAAGGTGCTTTTACAGGTGCAACAAGCACTCGTGAAGGTTATTTTGAAGTGGCTGATGGCGGAACAATTTTTCTCGATGAAGTTGGAGAACTTCCATTAACCACTCAGGTAAGACTGTTACGTGTTTTAGAAAATGGTGAATTTATAAAAGTAGGTTCGTCTCAGGTTCAAAAAACCAATGTTCGTATCGTTGCGGCAACAAATGTCAACCTTTTTAATGCAATTGAAAAAGGAAAATTCCGTGAGGATTTGTATTATCGTCTCAGTACAGTCGACATTACGTTACCGCCTTTACGCGAAAGAAATGAAGACATCCATTTATTATTCAGAAAGTTTGTAGCCGATTTTGCCCATAAATACAAAATGCCGCCTTTGCGACTGGATGATAGCGCTATACAGCTTTTACAAAAATTCAGATGGAGCGGAAATATTCGTCAGCTTCGAAATGTAGCAGAACAGATTTCTGTTTTAGAAACCAATCGTGATATTAATCTTGCAACTTTACAATCTTATCTTCCTGCTGAAGGAAGCAACCTGCCTTCTGTAATAAATGACAGCAAAAAAGAAAGTGACTTCAGTACTGAAAGAGACATATTATATAAGGTGCTTTTTGATATGAAAAGCGACCTGAATGATTTGAAAAAGCTCACTTTGGAACTCATGAAAAACGGCTCTTCAAAAGTTCAGGATATTAATCCAAATTTGATTCAAAAAATATATGGCAATCAGCAGAACGATAGCGAAATTGATTTTGAAGAAGAACCAAGAACTGCTGTAATGGCACCGGCAACACATGAAGATAGTTATCACATACAAAATCACAATAATTATTTAGACGCTGAAACGATTGAAGAAGAAGAAATTTTACGTTTGGAGCAAAAAGAAATCGAAATGATTAAAAAGTCATTAGAGAAAAATAAAGGAAAACGCAAAGCCGCTGCAGATGAATTAGGCATTTCTGAAAGAACTTTGTATCGAAAAATTAAACAATTCGATTTATAA
- a CDS encoding GxxExxY protein: MTDTTEYYYKKEENYQIIGICMEVHRLLGPGLLEIVYKDALEVEFQNHRIPYQREKEFAIEYKGVILPHRFYADFLVYDDIILEVKSVKEVCNDHLAQVLNYMKLADTPVGIIANFQNKSLTHKRLINS; encoded by the coding sequence ATGACTGATACAACTGAATATTATTATAAAAAAGAGGAAAACTACCAAATAATAGGCATCTGTATGGAAGTGCATAGATTACTAGGTCCAGGCTTACTTGAAATTGTATATAAAGACGCATTAGAAGTTGAATTCCAAAATCATAGAATTCCTTATCAACGAGAGAAGGAATTTGCAATTGAATATAAAGGAGTTATTTTGCCTCACAGATTTTATGCCGATTTCCTAGTTTATGATGACATCATATTAGAAGTGAAATCTGTAAAAGAAGTATGTAATGATCATCTTGCACAGGTTTTAAATTATATGAAACTAGCTGATACTCCTGTTGGAATAATTGCAAACTTTCAAAATAAATCATTAACACATAAACGATTAATAAATTCATAA
- the miaB gene encoding tRNA (N6-isopentenyl adenosine(37)-C2)-methylthiotransferase MiaB — translation MEKIIEESKQGESLVLENKPENTKKLFIESYGCAMNFSDSEVVASILSDGGYNTTSVLEEADLVLVNTCSIRDKAEQTIRKRLEKYNAVKRTNPKMKVGVLGCMAERLKSQFLEEEKIVDLVVGPDAYKDLPNLLAEVEEGRDAINVILSKEETYGDISPVRLMSNGITALVSITRGCDNMCTFCVVPFTRGRERSREPQSIMAEIQDLWNKGFKEITLLGQNVDSYLWYGGGLKKDFVNASEMQKATAVDFDQLLEMVAVGFPKMRIRFSTSNPQDMHESILHVMAKYPNICKHIHLPVQSGSNRILKEMNRLHSREEYMALIDKIRAIVPDASISQDMIAGFPTETEEDHQDTLSLMEYVKYNFGYMYSYSERPGTLAGRKMKDDVEEETKARRLQEIVDLQQKHAWFRSEEFVGKTVEVLVEKVSKKSAAEFSGRNSQSITVVFPKEDYKIGDFVNVKITSCTSGTLKGEAVGLSSMN, via the coding sequence ATGGAAAAGATTATTGAAGAAAGCAAACAGGGCGAAAGTCTTGTTCTGGAAAACAAACCTGAAAATACTAAAAAGCTCTTTATAGAAAGTTACGGCTGTGCGATGAATTTTTCGGACAGTGAAGTGGTAGCTTCCATTTTATCTGACGGCGGTTATAATACAACCTCGGTTTTAGAAGAAGCCGATTTGGTTTTGGTAAACACTTGCTCAATTCGAGACAAGGCAGAACAAACGATTCGTAAACGTCTTGAAAAATACAACGCTGTAAAGCGCACAAACCCGAAAATGAAAGTTGGTGTTTTGGGCTGTATGGCAGAACGTCTGAAAAGTCAGTTTTTGGAAGAAGAAAAAATAGTAGATCTTGTTGTAGGTCCTGATGCTTATAAAGATCTTCCAAATTTATTGGCTGAAGTTGAAGAAGGACGCGATGCAATTAATGTAATTTTATCAAAAGAAGAAACGTACGGAGATATTTCGCCTGTTCGTTTGATGAGTAACGGAATCACAGCATTGGTTTCAATCACTCGTGGTTGCGATAATATGTGTACGTTTTGCGTAGTACCTTTTACTCGCGGACGTGAGCGTAGCCGTGAACCGCAAAGTATCATGGCCGAAATTCAGGATTTATGGAACAAAGGTTTTAAAGAAATCACACTTCTTGGACAAAACGTTGACAGTTACCTTTGGTACGGCGGCGGTTTGAAAAAGGATTTTGTAAACGCTTCTGAGATGCAAAAAGCAACAGCTGTAGATTTTGATCAATTGCTGGAAATGGTTGCTGTTGGTTTTCCTAAAATGCGTATTCGTTTTTCAACTTCAAATCCGCAGGATATGCATGAGAGCATCTTGCACGTTATGGCGAAATATCCAAATATCTGCAAACACATTCACTTGCCAGTTCAATCTGGAAGCAATAGAATTTTAAAAGAAATGAATCGTCTGCATTCCCGTGAAGAATATATGGCTTTGATTGATAAAATCAGAGCAATTGTTCCAGATGCTTCGATTTCGCAAGATATGATTGCCGGGTTCCCAACAGAAACCGAAGAAGACCACCAGGATACTTTGAGTTTAATGGAATATGTAAAATATAACTTCGGTTATATGTATTCGTATTCTGAACGTCCTGGAACTCTGGCCGGAAGAAAAATGAAAGATGATGTTGAGGAAGAAACCAAAGCCAGAAGATTGCAGGAAATTGTGGATTTACAGCAAAAACACGCGTGGTTTAGGAGCGAGGAATTTGTGGGTAAAACAGTTGAAGTTTTAGTTGAAAAAGTTTCTAAAAAATCGGCAGCTGAGTTTTCTGGAAGAAACTCTCAGAGTATTACGGTTGTGTTCCCGAAAGAGGATTATAAAATTGGAGATTTCGTAAATGTAAAAATCACAAGCTGTACTAGTGGAACTTTAAAAGGTGAAGCTGTTGGATTGAGTTCTATGAATTGA
- the topA gene encoding type I DNA topoisomerase — MAKNLVIVESPAKAKTIEKFLGSDFQVESSYGHIADLPSKEIGVDVENGFKPKYEVSPDKKALVTKLKSLSKNAETVWLASDEDREGEAISWHLAEELKLDTKKTKRIVFHEITKSAILKAIDNPREIDYNLVNAQQARRVLDRLVGYELSPVLWRKIKGGLSAGRVQSVSVRLIVEREREIQNFNAVATYSIVAEFVNEGGKAFKAKLPKNFNTKKEAEDFLNQNIGSKYKVADLETKPTKKSPTAPFTTSTLQQEAARKLYLPVGITMQLAQRLYEAGLITYMRTDSVNLSKEAMDAAEAEIIKSYGKEFSKPRTFANKNKGAQEAHEAIRPTDMSLHSVNIDRDQARLYDLIWKRTLASQMSDAQLERTNVKIEADNHSEIFTASGEVLLFEGFLKVYLEGHDDDEEEQEGMLPALKVNEKLANNYITATERYSRPPARYTEASLVKKLEELGIGRPSTYAPTISTIINRNYVEKGTLEGVERNYTQLTLQNSKVGEKLLKENTGSDKGKLVPTDIGTIVTDFLVKNFGNILDYNFTAKVEQDFDEIAEGNIDWASMMQEFYDKFHPNVKDVEANAERESGERILGKDADGRQVSVRLGKFGPMAQIGEADDEDKKFASLMADQNIGNITLEEALNLFLLPKNLGEYKGEEVEVSNGRYGPYVRHGSVFISLPRGEDPLAVTKERAKELIDEKALADAPIAVYKGEAVQKGVGRFGPFIKWNGLFVNVSKKYNFDNLSQADVEELIEDKLQKNIDKVLHNWEEEGIVVEKARWGRSVILKGKIKIELSKDVDATKLTLAQVQEMIAAKTPAKKTTAKKATTAKKAPAKKTAAKKK, encoded by the coding sequence ATGGCAAAGAATTTAGTAATAGTGGAGTCACCTGCAAAGGCAAAAACGATCGAGAAATTTCTCGGGAGCGATTTTCAGGTGGAGTCAAGTTATGGTCACATAGCCGACTTACCATCAAAGGAAATAGGGGTAGATGTTGAGAATGGTTTTAAACCTAAATATGAGGTTTCCCCTGATAAAAAAGCCTTGGTAACGAAACTAAAATCACTTTCTAAGAATGCCGAAACGGTTTGGTTAGCAAGCGATGAGGACCGCGAGGGAGAGGCTATTTCATGGCACTTAGCGGAAGAATTAAAGCTGGATACAAAAAAGACCAAAAGAATTGTTTTTCATGAGATTACAAAATCTGCGATTCTTAAAGCAATTGACAATCCAAGAGAAATTGATTATAATTTAGTTAATGCACAACAAGCGAGAAGAGTCTTAGACCGTTTGGTAGGGTATGAATTGTCTCCGGTTTTATGGAGAAAAATCAAAGGCGGACTTTCTGCTGGTCGTGTACAATCGGTTTCTGTACGTTTGATTGTAGAAAGAGAACGCGAAATCCAGAATTTTAATGCTGTTGCAACGTATTCAATTGTTGCAGAATTTGTAAATGAAGGCGGAAAAGCTTTTAAGGCAAAACTTCCAAAAAACTTTAATACAAAAAAAGAAGCTGAAGATTTTTTAAATCAAAATATCGGTTCTAAATATAAGGTAGCAGATTTAGAAACTAAACCTACCAAAAAATCTCCAACAGCACCTTTTACAACTTCTACTTTGCAACAGGAGGCTGCAAGAAAATTATACTTGCCAGTTGGAATAACTATGCAGTTAGCACAGCGTTTATACGAAGCAGGACTTATTACTTATATGAGAACGGATTCGGTAAATCTTTCTAAAGAAGCGATGGATGCTGCTGAAGCTGAAATCATAAAATCGTATGGGAAGGAATTTTCTAAACCGAGAACTTTCGCCAACAAAAATAAAGGGGCTCAGGAAGCGCACGAAGCAATTCGTCCTACTGATATGTCTCTTCATTCCGTGAATATTGATCGTGACCAGGCTCGTTTATACGATCTGATCTGGAAAAGAACTTTGGCTTCGCAGATGAGTGATGCGCAGCTTGAAAGGACCAATGTGAAAATCGAAGCTGATAATCACAGTGAAATTTTTACAGCTTCAGGAGAAGTATTGCTTTTTGAAGGTTTCCTTAAAGTTTATTTAGAAGGTCATGATGACGATGAAGAAGAACAAGAGGGAATGCTTCCGGCTTTAAAAGTAAACGAGAAATTAGCAAATAACTATATTACGGCTACAGAACGATATTCAAGACCGCCCGCACGTTACACTGAGGCTTCATTAGTTAAAAAATTAGAGGAACTTGGAATTGGACGTCCATCGACATACGCGCCAACTATTTCAACAATTATCAATAGAAATTATGTTGAAAAAGGCACTCTTGAAGGCGTTGAGCGTAATTATACACAGCTTACTTTGCAAAATAGTAAAGTAGGTGAGAAGTTGCTGAAAGAAAATACTGGTTCAGATAAAGGAAAATTAGTTCCAACAGATATAGGAACTATTGTTACGGACTTCTTAGTTAAGAATTTCGGAAACATTCTTGATTATAATTTTACAGCCAAAGTAGAGCAGGATTTTGATGAAATTGCTGAAGGAAATATTGACTGGGCAAGTATGATGCAGGAGTTCTATGATAAATTTCACCCAAATGTGAAGGATGTTGAGGCAAATGCGGAAAGAGAAAGTGGTGAAAGGATTCTGGGTAAAGATGCAGATGGAAGGCAGGTATCTGTTCGTTTAGGGAAATTTGGCCCTATGGCGCAGATTGGGGAAGCTGATGATGAAGATAAGAAGTTTGCCAGTTTAATGGCGGATCAGAATATTGGAAATATTACATTAGAAGAAGCTTTGAATTTATTTTTACTGCCTAAAAATTTAGGCGAATATAAAGGAGAAGAAGTCGAAGTAAGTAACGGGCGTTATGGACCTTATGTGCGTCATGGTAGTGTTTTTATTTCTCTCCCAAGAGGAGAGGATCCGCTTGCTGTTACAAAGGAAAGAGCAAAGGAACTAATTGACGAAAAAGCTCTTGCTGATGCACCAATTGCAGTTTACAAAGGTGAAGCAGTTCAAAAGGGTGTGGGGCGTTTTGGCCCGTTTATAAAGTGGAATGGTCTTTTTGTGAATGTGAGCAAAAAATACAATTTTGATAATTTATCTCAGGCTGATGTTGAAGAGCTAATCGAAGATAAATTGCAAAAAAATATTGATAAGGTTCTTCATAATTGGGAAGAAGAAGGAATTGTAGTTGAAAAAGCACGTTGGGGACGCTCGGTTATTTTAAAAGGCAAAATCAAAATTGAGTTGAGTAAAGATGTTGATGCCACAAAATTAACACTGGCTCAGGTTCAGGAGATGATTGCTGCAAAAACGCCGGCAAAGAAAACAACTGCAAAAAAGGCAACAACTGCTAAAAAAGCACCAGCAAAAAAAACAGCTGCTAAAAAGAAATAA
- a CDS encoding formimidoylglutamase, whose amino-acid sequence MEFDFLEPVSEGVIKFISSLSSQELGSKIVFHTQDQFPDIDKINIAIIGVLEDRRNIDIVNEVNLTAVRKKLYGMFPGNWDASIADLGDILAGESVEDTYFALKKVISSLIKNKVIPIVIGGSQDLTYALYRAYDDLEQMVNMVSVDNRFDFGKENEIVSSNSYLTKIIIDEPNNLFNYCNIGYQTYYNSQEEIDLIEKLFFDAYRLGEISNNIALAEPVFRDADLVSIDLNSVKSSDSGNTISFEPNGFNGKEICSLARYAGISDKVSSFGIFNHNSSIPESALIAQIIWYFVEGYHYRSKEYPFGSRTNYLKYIVPLEDEELIFYKSDKTDRWWIEIPFLSNGNNKLKRNTLLPCSYDEYLCACNQELPERWWKAQRKNAL is encoded by the coding sequence ATGGAATTTGATTTTCTGGAACCAGTTAGCGAAGGAGTTATAAAATTTATTAGTTCTCTGTCTTCTCAAGAATTGGGAAGTAAAATTGTTTTCCATACTCAGGATCAGTTTCCTGATATAGATAAAATAAACATTGCTATTATCGGTGTTTTAGAAGATCGTAGAAATATAGATATTGTTAATGAAGTAAACCTGACCGCTGTTCGTAAAAAACTTTATGGTATGTTTCCCGGTAATTGGGATGCTTCAATTGCTGATTTAGGGGATATTTTGGCTGGAGAGTCAGTTGAGGATACTTATTTTGCGCTTAAAAAAGTAATCTCATCATTAATTAAAAATAAAGTAATTCCTATAGTTATAGGAGGTTCACAAGATTTGACCTATGCTTTGTATCGTGCTTATGATGATCTGGAGCAAATGGTGAATATGGTTTCTGTAGATAACAGATTTGATTTTGGTAAAGAAAATGAAATAGTTTCGTCTAATTCGTATTTGACAAAAATCATAATTGATGAGCCTAATAATCTATTTAACTATTGTAATATTGGTTATCAAACTTATTATAATTCTCAGGAAGAAATTGATTTGATTGAAAAACTGTTTTTCGACGCTTATCGCTTAGGCGAAATTTCAAACAATATAGCTTTGGCAGAACCTGTTTTCAGGGATGCTGATTTAGTTAGTATTGATTTAAATTCTGTAAAATCTTCGGATTCAGGAAATACAATATCTTTTGAGCCGAACGGTTTTAATGGAAAAGAGATTTGCTCTTTAGCACGTTATGCAGGAATTAGTGATAAAGTTTCATCATTTGGAATCTTTAATCACAATAGTAGTATACCTGAGTCAGCTTTAATTGCGCAAATAATTTGGTATTTTGTTGAAGGTTATCATTATCGTTCAAAGGAATATCCTTTCGGAAGCAGGACAAATTATTTAAAGTATATAGTGCCGCTTGAAGATGAAGAATTAATTTTTTACAAAAGCGACAAAACTGATCGTTGGTGGATTGAGATTCCATTTCTGTCAAATGGAAATAATAAATTGAAAAGAAATACGTTATTGCCTTGTTCTTACGATGAATATTTATGTGCTTGTAATCAGGAATTGCCTGAAAGATGGTGGAAAGCGCAACGAAAAAATGCTTTGTAA
- the gldK gene encoding gliding motility lipoprotein GldK has protein sequence MKKFIAFATMLTLVIGCGKSGDKGELVGVQGGKWHPEKPYGMTLIPGGSFIMGKSDGDLAAVEDAPTKTVTVRSFYMDETEITNSEYRQFVEWVKDSTMRVRLAILADETGQKSAGGTGKKAGSIADYAFNDSEPEKMTAYDKYMYDNYYSVGTKDDPYAGRKLNKKVKLIKDTKAYPDEYYAEVMDSMYLPIEESYNGLRTIDVNKLKFRYSWMDIQAAAKAKVGKRKDFVKTEEVPIYPDTAVWIKDFAYSYNEPMHNDYFWHKAYGDYPVVGVTWKQAKAFCAWRTLNKNSYIKSKKKGRDLVNAFRLPTEAEWEYAARGGLESATYPWGGPYTRSDRGCFMANFKPSRGDYAADEALYTVEAKSYEMNGYGLYNMAGNVSEWTDSAYNPNAYEYVSTMNPNVIDGNNQRKVVRGGSWKDVAYFLQVGTRDHEYADSARSYIGFRTVQDYMGTQATGSKK, from the coding sequence ATGAAGAAGTTTATTGCATTTGCGACAATGTTAACACTAGTAATTGGCTGTGGTAAATCCGGTGATAAAGGCGAATTAGTTGGTGTGCAAGGAGGAAAATGGCATCCTGAAAAGCCTTATGGAATGACTTTGATTCCAGGCGGATCTTTTATCATGGGTAAATCCGATGGTGATTTAGCAGCGGTAGAAGATGCACCTACTAAAACTGTAACAGTTCGTTCTTTTTATATGGATGAAACAGAAATTACAAATTCTGAATATCGTCAGTTTGTAGAGTGGGTAAAAGACTCAACAATGAGGGTTCGTTTGGCTATTTTGGCTGATGAAACCGGACAAAAATCAGCTGGAGGAACAGGTAAAAAAGCGGGTAGTATTGCCGATTATGCATTTAATGATTCTGAACCTGAGAAAATGACTGCATATGATAAATATATGTATGATAATTATTACAGTGTAGGAACAAAAGATGATCCTTATGCTGGAAGAAAATTAAACAAAAAAGTTAAATTAATTAAAGATACAAAAGCTTATCCAGACGAATATTATGCTGAGGTAATGGATTCAATGTATTTGCCAATTGAAGAATCTTATAATGGGTTGAGAACAATTGATGTAAATAAATTAAAATTCCGTTATTCATGGATGGATATTCAGGCTGCTGCTAAAGCTAAAGTTGGTAAAAGAAAAGACTTCGTGAAAACAGAAGAAGTGCCGATTTATCCTGATACCGCTGTTTGGATTAAAGATTTCGCTTATTCTTATAATGAGCCAATGCATAATGATTATTTTTGGCATAAAGCATACGGAGACTATCCTGTAGTAGGGGTAACCTGGAAACAAGCTAAGGCTTTCTGTGCATGGAGAACTTTAAATAAAAATAGTTATATAAAATCAAAGAAAAAAGGGCGTGACTTAGTTAATGCTTTCAGATTGCCAACTGAAGCTGAATGGGAGTATGCTGCAAGGGGAGGTCTGGAATCTGCAACATATCCTTGGGGTGGTCCATACACAAGAAGTGACAGAGGGTGTTTTATGGCAAACTTTAAACCTAGCAGAGGAGATTATGCAGCAGATGAAGCTTTGTATACTGTAGAGGCAAAATCTTATGAAATGAATGGATATGGATTGTATAATATGGCAGGAAACGTTTCAGAATGGACTGATTCGGCTTATAATCCAAATGCGTATGAATATGTTTCAACCATGAATCCAAACGTGATTGATGGAAATAATCAAAGAAAAGTTGTTCGTGGTGGTTCATGGAAAGATGTGGCTTACTTTTTACAAGTAGGAACACGTGATCATGAATATGCGGATTCTGCAAGAAGTTATATTGGGTTCAGAACCGTACAGGATTATATGGGTACTCAGGCTACAGGAAGTAAAAAATAA
- the gldL gene encoding gliding motility protein GldL translates to MALLSKKAMNFAYGMGAAVVIIGALFKITHFEIGPLTGTLMLSVGLVTEALIFALSAFEPVEDELDWTLVYPELANGQPKKKADKVEAPSDAQGLLSQKLDVMLKEAKIDGELMSSLGNSIKNFESAAKGIAPTVDSIASTKKYSEELSMAAAQMESLNSLYKVQLESAARNADANKEIAENASKLKEQMQSMTANIASLNNVYGGMLSAMSNKG, encoded by the coding sequence ATGGCATTATTAAGTAAAAAAGCAATGAATTTCGCTTATGGTATGGGAGCGGCAGTAGTAATTATTGGAGCTTTATTCAAAATTACTCACTTCGAAATTGGACCTTTAACAGGTACCTTAATGCTTTCAGTCGGATTAGTTACAGAAGCGTTAATTTTTGCACTATCAGCTTTTGAACCTGTAGAAGATGAACTAGACTGGACTCTTGTGTATCCTGAATTAGCAAATGGTCAGCCAAAAAAGAAAGCTGATAAAGTTGAGGCTCCATCTGACGCTCAGGGATTATTATCTCAAAAATTAGATGTAATGCTTAAAGAGGCTAAAATCGACGGAGAGTTAATGTCAAGCTTAGGAAACAGTATTAAAAATTTCGAATCAGCTGCTAAAGGAATTGCTCCAACTGTAGATTCTATCGCATCTACTAAAAAATACAGCGAAGAATTGTCAATGGCTGCTGCTCAAATGGAGTCATTAAACAGCTTATATAAAGTTCAGTTAGAAAGTGCAGCAAGAAATGCTGACGCTAATAAAGAAATCGCTGAAAATGCATCTAAATTGAAAGAGCAAATGCAATCTATGACTGCTAATATTGCTTCTTTAAACAATGTTTATGGTGGTATGCTTTCTGCAATGAGTAACAAAGGATAA